A part of Gadus morhua chromosome 17, gadMor3.0, whole genome shotgun sequence genomic DNA contains:
- the hacd4 gene encoding very-long-chain (3R)-3-hydroxyacyl-CoA dehydratase 4: MWFTARFLYVFTYNMFQFCAHTWILANMTVRFLMFGRDALADTFYSIGVVMSLCQLFTVLELFHIADGIDKSWILPRLFQVVERNLLLFTIVMMEEIQSKPVVCAQFFLWNILGLLRYPQELLCVMGSPSLNMLWNRYTLYVPTYILAAVAEGVTVYQAVNHLEKAGRGRLQLPISSPNRVPILLKTYLIILAVGATVTVWQLVKERQQRLEKWNKKLKK, encoded by the exons ATGTG GTTCACTGCCCGGTTTCTCTATGTATTCACGTACAACATGTTCCAGTTTTGTGCCCACACGTGGATACTGGCCAACATGACGGTCAGGTTTCTCATGTTTGGTCGAG ATGCCTTGGCGGACACGTTTTACTCCATCGGAGTCGTCATGTCCCTGTGTCAGCTTTTCACGGTGCTTGAGCTGTTTCATATCGCAGATGGCATCGACAAGAGCTGGATTCTCCCTCGCCTCTTTCAA gtggtggagaggaaTCTTCTGCTGTTCACTATAGTCATGATGGAGGAGATTCAGAGTAAACCGGTTGTGTGCGCACAGTTCTTCCTGTGGAACATCCTGGGTCTGCTGAG GTACCCCCAGGAGCTGCTGTGTGTGATGGGCTCCCCTTCTCTGAACATGCTGTGGAACCGCTACACGCTGTACGTCCCCACGTACATCCTGGCGGCCGTCGCAGAAG GAGTTACAGTGTACCAGGCAGTGAATCACTTAGAGAAGGCTGGCAGAGGGCGTCTTCAGCTgcccatctcctctcccaacCGCGTTCCCATCCTGCTGAAGACCTATCTGATCATCCTCGCAGTCG GCGCCACGGTGACGGTGTGGCAGTTGGTGAAGGAGAGGCAACAACGGCTGGAGAAATGGAACAAGAAGCTCAAGAAGTAG